A single region of the Raphanus sativus cultivar WK10039 chromosome 1, ASM80110v3, whole genome shotgun sequence genome encodes:
- the LOC108854005 gene encoding uncharacterized protein LOC108854005, producing the protein MSSNTSYYRSPFGDTTFTKVFVGGLAWETPTDEMRRYFDQFGEILEAVIITDKTTGKSKGYGFVTFREPDSATRAVVDPNPVIDGRKANCNIASFGRPRPSTPRGRGQGGSPSQYQGGGQSGYTGMAAPLQQAATAQLMYPPYGYSYNSEYGYHQALYNTQLQQAQYYQQQMYGGGATSPSSSNIMPSPYYYLQTPSPRPYPHQHYQHYAHHIHQQQQQQERLPSASSYLIYPSNFEAPTTTSNAPTSHEPISSPTESQATHQVSGGGEFDATDAPASTTRNRELASSS; encoded by the exons ATGTCTTCTAATACGAGCTATTACCGATCGCCGTTTGGAGATACGACCTTCACGAAAGTGTTCGTCGGAGGCTTAGCATGGGAGACACCAACCGATGAAATGCGTCGTTACTTCGATCAGTTTGGAGAGATTCTTGAAGCAGTCATCATCACGGACAAGACCACAGGAAAATCTAAAGGCTATGGTTTC GTCACGTTTCGTGAGCCAGACTCAGCGACTAGAGCAGTGGTCGATCCAAATCCTGTGATCGATGGAAGAAAGGCAAATTGCAATATTGCGTCTTTTGGACGGCCACGACCATCGACGCCTAGAG GGAGAGGACAAGGAGGAAGCCCTAGTCAGTATCAAGGCGGGGGACAATCAGGCTATACCGGAATGGCTGCTCCGCTGCAGCAGGCTGCAACTGCCCAGCTCATGTATCCGCCGTACGG gtACAGCTACAATTCTGAATATGGGTACCACCAa GCATTATACAACACACAACTCCAACAAGCACAATACTATCAACAGCAAATGTACGGTGGAGGGGCAACATCACCATCGTCGTCCAACATCATGCCTTCTCCTTACTATTACCTCCAAACTCCAAGCCCTAGACCATATCCTCATCAACATTATCAGCATTATGCTCATCATAttcatcagcagcagcagcaacaagaaCGCTTACCTTCTGCGTCTTCTTACCTAATCTACCCATCCAATTTCGAGGCTCCTACTACTACCTCTAATGCCCCTACTTCCCACGAGCCAATATCTTCTCCCACTG AATCACAAGCAACACATCAAGTCTCAGGAGGAGGAGAATTCGATGCAACGGATGCACCTGCAAGTACAACAAGGAACAGAGAGTTGGCATCATCTTCGTGA